The Polaribacter sp. MED152 region GGATGTTAAATTCTTGGTTAGGGAAATAGATCTAATTGAATGATAAAATAAAAAAGAGGACTAACAAGTCCTCTTTTTTATTTTATAGAAAATGAATATCCTACTTGAAAACCTAATAAATTGTAACCATCATTGGGTTTTTGAAAATTTAAATTCGAAACATGGCCAATATGAGAACCTACATAAAGAAATTGGTCATTAAAAATTTCATAATTAAGACCTAAAGCAAAATTTTCTATGAAAGTAAAACCTTCTGGCAAACGTTCTGTGTTAGTGTCAATATAAGAAAAACCTAAACTTACAGAGGCTTGTACATCTAATTTACTCATTAATTGTTTACTTGCAGAAAATCCGAATTCTAAAGCATATAAATTCATGTTTTTCTTTTTAGTAAACTCGTCAATTTTAATTATATAATTTTCTTGATCTGGAGTTACGTAAAAACTATTTAGGAGTTGATGCTCTAAAAATTGTACTTGAGGCTGCACAATCAACTCAAAATTTAAAGACTTCCAATTTCCTAAATTATAGAATGCTTGTCCTTTAAAAATTTTTGCTGTGTACGTATAATCTGGATCATCATGAAAAAATTGTTCATTAGAACCAAAGGCATATAAAAAGCCTACTTTCATAGGCTTTAGTTTACTATTAGAATTCTGAGCTACGGTTTTTATCGATAGAACTAGAATTGAAAAAAGTAGGAGATATTTTCTCATAATTAGCTAAACATTTTAGCTACTTTTTCAGCTTTTCTACTTTCTGAGTAATCATAAAAACCTTCTCCTGATTTTACACCTAATTTCCCAGCCATTACCATATTTACTAATAATGGACAAGGAGCGTATTTAGGGTTTTTGAATCCGTCATACATTACATTTAAAATAGATAAACAAACGTCTAAACCAATAAAATCAGCCAATTGTAAAGGGCCCATTGGGTGTGCCATCCCTAATTTCATTACTGTATCTATTTCTGCAACACCTGCAACACCATTATATAATGTTTCTATAGATTCATTTATCATTGGCATTAATATTCTATTTGCAACAAAACCAGGATAATCATTAACTTCTACAGGAACTTTGTTAATTTTTTCACTTAAGTCTACTATGAATTGAGTTACTTCATCAGAAGTATTGTAACCTCTAATAATCTCGACCAACTTCATAATTGGCACAGGATTCATAAAGTGCATACCTATTACTTTATCTGCTCTGTTTGTTTCTGCAGCAATTTGAGTAATTGAAATAGATGAAGTATTTGTAGCTAAAATGGTGTCTTCAGGACAAACTTCATCTAACTCTCTAAAAATTTTAGATTTTAAAGCTACATTTTCTGTTGCTGCTTCTATTACTAAACTAGCATATTTTACACCTTCTTTAATAGAGGTATACGTTGTTATGTTGCCTAAGGTTTTATTTTTATCTTCTTCAGAGATTTTTTCTTTTGCAACCATTCTATCTAAATTTTTAGATATAGTTGCCAAACCTTTTTCTAAGGCTTTTTCAGAAACATCAATCAATTGAACATTATAATCGAATTGTGCAAAAGTATGTGCAATTCCATTACCCATTGTTCCAGCACCAATTACAGCTATATTTTTCATGTTATATATTTATTTATTTAATTTTTTAAGTCTTCTTCTGTTTTAAAACAATCTATTACCCATTGTGCAATTCGTAAAGCTTCTGTACCATTATGCAAAGAAACTATTGGAGTAGTATCATTTAAAATGGCATCAGCAAAAGTTTCTAATTCGTCTAAAATTGCATTGCTATTAGTTACTTCTGGATTTTCAAAATAAATTTGTTTTTCTACACCTTCATCATTTTTAAGCACCATTGCAAATTCATCTAAATCTTCTGGAGCATCTTGAATTCTAACAATTTCTGATTCCTTACTTAAAAAGTTTACAGAGATATAAGCATCCTTTTGAAAGAAACGCGTTTTACGCATATTTTTCATAGAAATTCTACTTGCAGTAAGATTAGCAACACAGCCATTTTCAAACTCAATTCTAGCATTTGCAATATCAGGAGTTTCTGAGATTACAGAAATACCACTAGCATGTACATTTTTTACTTTAGAATTTACTGAAGATAAAATGATATCAATATCATGTATCATCAAATCTAAAACTACAGGTACATCAGTTCCTCTAGGATTAAATTCGGCCAACCTATGTGTTTCTATAAACATAGGATTATTGATTTTATCTTTTACTGCTTTAAAAGCAGGATTAAAACGCTCTACATGACCTACTTGACCTTTTACATGATATTGGCTAGCTAAAGTTTTAATAGCTTCTGCTTCTAATACAGTTTTAGCAATTGGCTTTTCAATAAAAATATGTCTTCCTTTTTTAATGGCCTTTTCAGCACAATCAAAATGAGAGAGGGTAGGTGTTACAATATCCACAACATCTACAGCATCAATTAAATCATCTATAGAATTATATGAAGTGTAGCCAAATTGTTCAGCAACATTTTTTGCATTTTCTTCTGATGGATCATAGAAACCAATCAAATCATACTTTGAAGATTCTTTTAACAAACGAAGATGAATTTTTCCTAAATGGCCAGCACCTAAAACTCCAACTTTAAGCATATAGATAAATTTAAAATTTTATTAATGAATGTAATACTAAAGAATAATTTTAGTACATTATTTTTAGCTAATATGCTGATTTTTAAATCTTAAATTAGCCGAAAACAAAGATACAATTTTATAAGAGTTTATTTAGAAATATTACTATTTTTAGGCTTTAGAAACCAACCATTCATTGAAAGATACAGCAAAACATCAAGGACTTAGAAATCAACTTGTAAAAGTTTTAGAAGCTAAAGGAATACATGATAAAAATGTATTAAAAGCCATTAGTAAAATTCCAAGACACTTGTTTATAGATTCTAGTTTTGAGGCTCATGCTTATCAAGACAAAGCATTTCCTATAGCAGCAGAACAAACTATTTCTCAACCTTATACTGTAGCGTTTCAATCACAAACTTTAGAAATAAAACCTACAGATAAAATTTTAGAAATAGGTACAGGTTCTGGATATCAAACAGCTGTTTTATTGGAGTTTAAAGCAGAAGTATATACTATTGAAAGACAGCATGAACTCTTTAAAAGAACATCTTCTTTTTTACCCAAAATAAATTACAAACCCAAAAGATTTATTTTTGGTGATGGTTATAAAGGCTTGCAAGAACAAGCACCATTTGATAAAATTATAGTAACTGCTGGTGCACCTTTTGTACCTAAACCATTATTGGCACAGCTAAAAGTAGGAGGTAAGCTATTAATACCTGTTGGTGATAAAACCCAAATAATGACGTTGTTTATTAGAAAATCTAATAAAGAATTCGAAAAATTAGAATTGGGTGATTTTGCTTTTGTACCAATGTTAGAGGAAAAGAACTAATTACTCAGCTCTTTCCCAATATTTTGTTTTTCCAAAAAGTGATACACCAATAAATCCTCTAATTTTTAATTTATTGTCTTTCACTAATTTTATATAACACTTATATACCTTTCCATTTCTAGGATCTAAGATTTCTCCTCCAGACCATTCATCTTCATCTTTTTCTAATCCCGTTAAAATATCTAATCCTAATATTTTTTTGTTTTTATTTTCTCCTTCGCATGCAGTACAAACAGAATTCTGTCTTGCAGGATCCATGATTTTTACAACTTTTGCATATGCTTTATTGTCTTTTTTATAGATTTCAATAACTGAATCTACTTCACCAGTTTCTTCATTGGTACTGTTCCATTTTCCAAAAATGGTTTGGGCGTTTATCGTAAACGCAAATAATAGGGTAGCTACTGTTAATAGTTTTCTCATTTTTTTATAGTTTTTATTGTTAAGCTTCTGCATCAAAATAATCATTCCATTTTCCTTGTACTTTCAGTACTTGTTCTATAACATCTCTAACACAACCCTCTCCACCTTTTATATTAGAAATGTATTTAGAAGCATTTTGAATCTCTGGTACTGCATCATTTGGGCAACTGGCCAAACCTACTTTTTGCATAACAGGTAGATCAGGAATATCATCACCCATATACAACACATTTTCTGCAGATAAATTATACTTTTCTACAATTTCATTGTATTGTTTAATTTTATCGTGGGCACCTAAATAAATGTCTTCAATACCCAAAGCTGCTAACCTACTTCTTACAGCTTCATTAGTTCCTCCAGAAATTATACAAACCCTAAACCCTTTGTTTAATGCTATTTTCATGGCATAACCATCTTTAACATTCATGTGTCTAACCAATTCTCCACTTGGCATTATGGTTAAC contains the following coding sequences:
- a CDS encoding acyloxyacyl hydrolase — its product is MKVGFLYAFGSNEQFFHDDPDYTYTAKIFKGQAFYNLGNWKSLNFELIVQPQVQFLEHQLLNSFYVTPDQENYIIKIDEFTKKKNMNLYALEFGFSASKQLMSKLDVQASVSLGFSYIDTNTERLPEGFTFIENFALGLNYEIFNDQFLYVGSHIGHVSNLNFQKPNDGYNLLGFQVGYSFSIK
- a CDS encoding 3-hydroxyacyl-CoA dehydrogenase family protein codes for the protein MKNIAVIGAGTMGNGIAHTFAQFDYNVQLIDVSEKALEKGLATISKNLDRMVAKEKISEEDKNKTLGNITTYTSIKEGVKYASLVIEAATENVALKSKIFRELDEVCPEDTILATNTSSISITQIAAETNRADKVIGMHFMNPVPIMKLVEIIRGYNTSDEVTQFIVDLSEKINKVPVEVNDYPGFVANRILMPMINESIETLYNGVAGVAEIDTVMKLGMAHPMGPLQLADFIGLDVCLSILNVMYDGFKNPKYAPCPLLVNMVMAGKLGVKSGEGFYDYSESRKAEKVAKMFS
- a CDS encoding Gfo/Idh/MocA family protein, which translates into the protein MLKVGVLGAGHLGKIHLRLLKESSKYDLIGFYDPSEENAKNVAEQFGYTSYNSIDDLIDAVDVVDIVTPTLSHFDCAEKAIKKGRHIFIEKPIAKTVLEAEAIKTLASQYHVKGQVGHVERFNPAFKAVKDKINNPMFIETHRLAEFNPRGTDVPVVLDLMIHDIDIILSSVNSKVKNVHASGISVISETPDIANARIEFENGCVANLTASRISMKNMRKTRFFQKDAYISVNFLSKESEIVRIQDAPEDLDEFAMVLKNDEGVEKQIYFENPEVTNSNAILDELETFADAILNDTTPIVSLHNGTEALRIAQWVIDCFKTEEDLKN
- a CDS encoding protein-L-isoaspartate(D-aspartate) O-methyltransferase translates to MKDTAKHQGLRNQLVKVLEAKGIHDKNVLKAISKIPRHLFIDSSFEAHAYQDKAFPIAAEQTISQPYTVAFQSQTLEIKPTDKILEIGTGSGYQTAVLLEFKAEVYTIERQHELFKRTSSFLPKINYKPKRFIFGDGYKGLQEQAPFDKIIVTAGAPFVPKPLLAQLKVGGKLLIPVGDKTQIMTLFIRKSNKEFEKLELGDFAFVPMLEEKN
- a CDS encoding DUF2147 domain-containing protein; amino-acid sequence: MRKLLTVATLLFAFTINAQTIFGKWNSTNEETGEVDSVIEIYKKDNKAYAKVVKIMDPARQNSVCTACEGENKNKKILGLDILTGLEKDEDEWSGGEILDPRNGKVYKCYIKLVKDNKLKIRGFIGVSLFGKTKYWERAE
- a CDS encoding HAD family hydrolase — translated: MELSYKQLLPKISTFIFDVDGVLTNGMLTIMPSGELVRHMNVKDGYAMKIALNKGFRVCIISGGTNEAVRSRLAALGIEDIYLGAHDKIKQYNEIVEKYNLSAENVLYMGDDIPDLPVMQKVGLASCPNDAVPEIQNASKYISNIKGGEGCVRDVIEQVLKVQGKWNDYFDAEA